The Cryptomeria japonica chromosome 6, Sugi_1.0, whole genome shotgun sequence genomic interval ATAGCAATCAACCATGAATCATGAAAAAGAAAATTAAGCACACAATTCGAGTTTGATTCGACCTTTAAGAAAAAGCTCTAGAACTCAATAGACCCTTCATGGAAAAATCATACACTCATAATACATAAGAATCAATATCACTCAATCATGATGCACACACAAACACAATTTAGGTGAAATCCATTCAACTTGATGATATATATGTTATTAAATCCTTCAAACAAAACCCATAGAACTTAATGGCATGTCATTAAACCCTTCATGCCAAACCCATACAATTATCATGCATGAGAGTAAATGTCAATCATGATGAATAAACACTTGCATTGAGAATAGCATGATGCAAACTTCAAACAAAACCAGTACAACCAATACAATTATAATGTACAAAAGTATATGCCACAAAAACTTCAAATAAAACCCATTACCTCAATGACAAATACACCATTAAAATTAGAAAGAAAATCCACACAATCATAATGTACAAAATTAATTATGTCACTAAACATGATACCCATTTAAGAAGTATGCCTCATACCGTATAAAATATATAATTTCAGTGAAAATAAAGTggtctttattttttatattttcattaatcataattaaatatatatacaattgcttaattaataaaagataaaaaaaattaattaacttttaaaacataaatttaatttaattaacttaaaaAACACATGAAAATAAAAGTAGTAGAAAAAAGCACCTCTTGAAGATGGAGGGGTATTCCTACCCCTCAAAATGAAAaactttttattaattataattgtTAAGTAATATTTACaagttcttcaaattttcatcACTACATAACCATTTTCAATCAAGCAAGCTATTGACATCTTTAAAATTATAGCATTCTTTGACTTCTTTTTTGTATTATTTCTTCCCATCCAAAAGAAAGCTTTACAATGCTCATTTCACATCGAACATTAATAAAGAAACTTTAGCATCAAAATCATGAAATAATTTGTACATTTACTAGCCATCTACGAGACAGTAGGGAACTAAAGTTTGAATGACCTAAAGGAAATAGAGCACTATTCTAGCCGTCTTGAGCCCTTGTCTATTGGTTAGCAAAAACATTAAATTCTCCGAAATAAGAAATTTTAATTCTTGAAGGTACCTTAACAATCAAATTTATAGGTCATCGTTGAAAACCCATGTTAAAAGAAATAAACCTTCTACAAATCAATAGACATTAGATATATAAGATGATATCTTAAAAAACTAAAATTTTGAGAGAAAACCCTTACATcctattttttaatgaaaaaataagTACTTTTCAAGCTCACTTTGTAAGAAAGACAACTCTTAACACCCTCCCAGTGTGTGACACGTAATTTCAACTTTTCATACAAAATATGAAACTAGTGACCATTGCCATCTATTGCTGTCTAAGCAATATAATACAAACTGTCAAGAATAACATCGTGGCTATAACACAAATTGCTGTTAACAAAGGCAAAAGCCCAGAAGAAGTACACgaggaagaacaaaagaatgaCGAAGCTAAAAAAATACTCCTACACAAAATCACAACAtgcaataaaaaatacaatagataTTAATGGGAGCTTTGAACTCTGGCAACAGGTGCGGATGGATTGATATTACTTTGGCCATCAAAATGTCTATTATTATATAGCTAATATAAAATTGCAACTGATCGTTTGAGACAATGAGCAGAAACAACTGTTTGTGTGTTATTGCCAAGTTTCAGACTAACTGCGGATCTCACATTAACTGTTAATGAAATTTTGTAATTTTGGAGTTAGATCATCTGTTATTGCTTAGTTTTAAGTCTTTTCTAATTTACAGCCTCTGCTTCGTATCAGTATGAAGGAGCTGCAAGGGAAGGAGGAAGAGGCCCAAGCATTTGGGATACGCACTCCCCATACCTCAGGTTAAACTTTTACTTGCATCTATTTATCTGTATCTTCCATTTCTATCGATTGAATTCCCTCATGCAATTCTTGTTGAAGATGATCTAATTATAGATAAACAACAGCTTGTATAAATTGAAATTAAGTTAATATTCACAGACATCAAAAGATGGCATTAACAATGGAGGCAACTAAACTGCAATCAGAATAAACTGGGCAAATATATTAAGACATATATAGAGCTCATATATGTGGGTTGATACGAGAACATCTATTGTAGTCTAATACCTAGATCTAGTAATGCCCAACAAATAACTGATGAAAAATTCTATAAAATTGTGTCTTACTTTGATATTTTCCATGTGAAAAGCAGGATTAATGATTCTTCTGTGCTGAGCCCATATTTCTCGCCTTTCAAGTCCAGTAACTCTTCACCTTCCAATTTCTTCAGAGCATTATTGGCCTCAATTTTCTCATAATCATCAGACCTCAGAGAGAGTATCTCTTGCACCAGCTGGGGATCTGCAATATTTGTCCCTGCAACAGGTGCAAACCAAAGCAAGAATGTGCTCCCTGTAATGCAAAATCACAACCCAAGAAAAAAAAAGTTAAAGTATGATGGAGATCAACCCATTAGATTTTAGAATTAGAAATTTAAACACTATTCGTCGACAGGGATGAGATATATTTTGGCCTTACTTCACCCTGTGACGAGTCCTTACAGAACCACTTGTGTGGGCAAGATGTTACTGGTAAGACTACTGAAGATGGTGAGCCCTCAGTAATCTGCCCATACAAGTAATTCCCTGCTCATACATTAAAGAACAATTCATGCCTCACTAGATTGGAGTTCTAGATAGTTTACCTAAAACAACAATAGGATTTACAACCAAAATGTATGGTTTAAAATTTAAATGGGTTGTTAAAGAAGCAATCTATTCTTATAACCCCAAAGAGACCAGTAGCTCAATGGTTAAGAACCCAAGCATACTAATGGGAGGTCCTAGAGGAGATTCCTAGTCTAACAATCAATGTTTCTTAAAAAAGGAGAAAAAACTGTTACAAGAATAACAATAGAGAAAAAAAACAATGATAACAAGACTGCACCATAGATTTTGGTCCACTGATGATAGAATGATAGAACTCTGGGCAGAATATCATGGTGTGTATGGTTTAAATGGGTTGTTAAAGAAGCAATCTATTCTTCTATCCCCAAAGAGACCAACTGTAGCTCAATGGTTAAGAACCCAAGCATACTAATGGGAGGTCCTAGAGGAGATTCCTAGTCTAACAATCCGTGTTTCTTAAAAAAGGAGGACAAAAAACTGTTACAAGAATAACAATAGAGAAAAAAAACAATGATAACAAGACTGCACCATAGATTTTGGTCCACTGATGATAGAATGATAGAACTCTGGGCAGAATATCATGAGAAAACTATCGCCTAGGATTAGAACTGGCCTGctgcatcatcttcatcatctctttAGCATTTCCAAGGAAGAGCTTGTATGGAGACTGAAAATGCATCTGTATTTTTCTAGGCCTCCACCACACAAGTTGGAGAAGTACTGATCCGTAATTTTATTCAATATTAATTCTATTTGTCCTCATGGCATAACTGCATCCTCTGTATTGGATAGCATTCATTATAGTTTACTGGGATGGAGAGCTTCTGTACTGGCGTGTATGTGGTGGGGTTCTTGTAACAGTAGAATTCCCTCTGGATTCTCATATTCGGTACAGCCTCTGCTTCACATCAGGATGGAGGAGCTGCAAGGGAAGGGGGAAGAGGCCCAAGCATTTGGGATAAGTACTCCCATACCCCAGATTAACTTTTACCTTTCTATACATCTATTTATCTACATCTTCCATTTCTATCGATTGAATTTCCCTCATGCAATTCATTTTAGTAGCTTAATAAAAAAAGCAACAATCTTAGAATGACCTTAAAAATTTAACACAAAGTTTAATGATCGCTTGGAATTGATGTATAGATTTTATTTAGCAGTGTAAATGGGATACTCCTTCCCCTCAATGTTCTTGCTTTCATCATATAGCGGTTTAATGTAATTGTGTTTTGTTTTCTTATCACTTTTTTCTGTAAATATGTGAATATAGACCAAGGCCTTGAGGTAAATGAGTCAAAAACTTTAAAAAGGGACAGTACGATAGTATCAATGTATAAAGCAGGAACGCAAATAATATAAATGTGAGGCAAACTTACCTGAGTTTGCAAAATCTGCAAGAGAAAATACGTAATCTGCAGGTTGAAGAAGTTGTTTGTGGAAGGCACATCTATTTGTTGTTCTAAGTCTAGTTTGTCATAAAAAATCAACCAATTCACTAAATCCATATATCAGAAAGGAAAAGAATGCCTGAAATGACTATGAGCTGGAAAATGGCCTGTTGTTGACAAGAGTAGATTGCAGGGGCTGCTTGGTGGAAGGCACATCTATTTGTTGTTCTAAGTCTAGTTTATCATAAAAAAACAACCAGTTCACTAAATCCAAAAATTAGAAAGGAAAAGAATACCTGAACTGACTATGAGCTGGAAAATGGCCTGTTGTTGACAAGACTAGATTGCAGAAGAGGCTGCTTGGTGGAAAGCACATCTACTTGATTTTCTAAGCCTAGTTCATCGTAAAAATTAATCAGTTTACTAAATCCATAAATTAGAAAATGACTGTACTAACTATTGAGCTGGAAAATGGCCTGTTGTTGACAAGAGTAGATTGCAGAGCCTAGTTGGTGGAAGGTACATCTACTTGTTTTTTTGAGCCTAGTTTCATCATTAAAAATTAACCAGTTTACTAAATCCATAAATTAGAAAGGCAAGAATGCTTGTACTGACTACTATTGAGCTGCAAAATTGCCTGTGGTTGACAAATGTAGATTGCAAAGCCTAGTTGGTGGAAGGCACATCTACTTGTTTTTCTAAGCCTAGTTTGTCAAAAAATTAACCAATTTACTAAATCCATAAATTAGAAAGGAAAAGAATGCTTGTAATGACTATTGAGCTGGAAAATGGCCCGTGGTTGACAAGAGTGTAGATTGCAGAGCCAAGTTGGTGGAAGGCACATCTACTTGTTTTTTTAAGCCTAATTTGTCATAAAAATTAACCAGTTTAATATATTCATAAATAAGAAAGGAAAATAATGCTTGTACTGACTGTTGTGCTGCAAAATGGCCTCTGGTTGACAAGAGTAGATAGCAGAGCCTATTTGTTGAAAGGCACATCTACTTGTTTTTTTAAGCCTAGTTCATCATAAAAAATAACCAGTTTACTAAATCCATAAATTAGAAAGGAAAAGAATGCTTGTACTAACTATTGAGCTGCAAAATGGCCTGTGGTTGACAAGAGTAGATTGCAAAGCCTACTTGGTGGAAGGCACATCTACTTGTTTTTTCAGCCTAGTTTGTAATAAAAAATAACCAGTTTATTAAATCCATAAAATTAGAAAGGAAAAAAATGCTTATACTGACTATTGAGTTGCAAAATGGCTTGTGGTTGACAACAG includes:
- the LOC131077624 gene encoding cytochrome P450 734A1, translating into MGSTFLLWFAPVAGTNIADPQLVQEILSLRSDDYEKIEANNALKKLEGEELLDLKGEKYGLSTEESLILLFTWKISK